DNA from Fusobacterium sp. IOR10:
AGGATTTTTTATTAATTGTATAAAAAAGGTGCTAATATTAAAAAATACTAGCACCTAATATTATATAATCTAATGAAAGTTGTATTAATTATTTTTTTTACTAGAGAAGAATAAACTAACTACAAAAACAATTACACATGGAACTAGCCATGAGAAACCATTTTTTGCAAGAGGAATATATTCAATCATTTTAGAAAGACTAGATATATGGAAAGTACTTCCTAAAACCTCTAAAGTAGCAATAATTAAAGCTGTATAAGATACTGATTTAAAAACAGTTTTATTTTCAATTCCAAACATATTTAATAAAATCAAAACAATAGTTATTGGATAAAGAATTATCAAAACAGGAATTGATAATTTTATAATGAAATCCACTCCTCCAATTGCCATTAAAGCTGAAAAAATACAAGTGAAAATAGCAATTCCTTTATAAGAAAATGGAGTGATTCTTTCAAACCAATCACTTACAAGGGCAACAAGTCCAACTGAAGTAGTAAGACAAGCCACAGACACACAAACACCAAAGGCTAATTTACCAATGGATCCTAGAGTAATTTCAGCTATATAAAGCGCAGAACTTGTAGTAGCAGCACCACTTTCAACTCCACTAACTCTAGAACCAAGATACATTAAAGATAAGTAAATAAGTCCAAGGCCTAAAGCAGCAATAATAGCAGCACCACTTAAATAAGATCTTTGCTCATGTGGATCTTTAATTCCTTTTCCCTCTAACCCTTTAACAATAACAACCCCAAATATAACAGAAGCAAGAGCATCCATAGTTTGATATCCTTGAACGAATCCATATGAAAATACTTTCTCTGCTTTTGAAACAATAGGAGTTCCAATGTCTGTAGTTAAGCCAATAATAGTAACTGCAGCTAAAATAATTAAAATTATAGGAGTAAGAAATTTTCCAATAATATCTGTAATTTTAGATTCTTTTAAAACAAGAGCAAGAGTAATACCAAAGAAGGCAACTGATGTTATAATTGAAATCATAAAA
Protein-coding regions in this window:
- the brnQ gene encoding branched-chain amino acid transport system II carrier protein, encoding MNKKKEILVLGFALFAMFFGAGNLIFPPSVGVNMGSNWLLAGFGFLLTGVGLPLLGVLAFTKVGEVENFAKIISPKFNTLYYSILILVIGPLFAIPRTGSTTIEMGVLPMLPNANHFMISIITSVAFFGITLALVLKESKITDIIGKFLTPIILIILAAVTIIGLTTDIGTPIVSKAEKVFSYGFVQGYQTMDALASVIFGVVIVKGLEGKGIKDPHEQRSYLSGAAIIAALGLGLIYLSLMYLGSRVSGVESGAATTSSALYIAEITLGSIGKLAFGVCVSVACLTTSVGLVALVSDWFERITPFSYKGIAIFTCIFSALMAIGGVDFIIKLSIPVLIILYPITIVLILLNMFGIENKTVFKSVSYTALIIATLEVLGSTFHISSLSKMIEYIPLAKNGFSWLVPCVIVFVVSLFFSSKKNN